The Tautonia marina genome has a window encoding:
- a CDS encoding AMP-binding protein produces MSVQAATRPSEVATDPAPLIPLPDLPASWRSLGRAFVTSAKRRRGAQAFVDSTGASLTYRQALLKALALGRVLDRVIGPATNVGVLLPPTCAGAVTNLALTLRGRVPVNLNYTASQESVDSAIDQAEITHVVSSRRMLDRIPLTPKGEIIVLEDVAKLVRPSDKAWAAAVAMLVPTSALGAFLPGLRDENLDAPATIIFTSGSTGQPKGVVLTHRNILSNAEQIRTQIELVPEDVVLGILPFFHSFGYTVPLWTVSCLGLKAVYHPNPLDAQVVAKLTREHKATVILATPTFVRSYLKRCKREDFSTVRLLVLGAEKLKPELAQQIKELWGIEPLEGYGCTETGPVVSVNTPLQHRSLNGQPVAGNRPGTVGQPIPGTLIKTVDAESGEDLPRGSEGIICVKGPQVMPGYLNRPEATAEVLKDGWYWTGDLGRVDDDGFIIITDRLNRFSKVAGEMVPHGAVESAIQELVGGVEAVTAVTSVPDPKRGERLIVLHTPEMPLEPKELVRKLQEGPLPKLWIPSAEDFVPIDAIPVLGSGKLDLRRLRELAREHQSR; encoded by the coding sequence ATGAGTGTGCAAGCCGCCACGCGTCCCTCTGAGGTCGCGACCGATCCCGCTCCCCTGATTCCCCTCCCGGATTTGCCGGCAAGCTGGAGATCCCTCGGTCGAGCATTCGTGACCTCGGCAAAGAGGCGACGAGGCGCCCAGGCGTTCGTTGATAGTACGGGAGCCTCGCTGACCTATCGGCAGGCATTGCTTAAGGCTCTGGCCCTGGGCCGGGTTCTTGATCGGGTCATTGGACCGGCGACAAATGTTGGTGTGCTGCTGCCGCCGACCTGCGCGGGGGCCGTGACGAATCTGGCCCTAACGCTCCGGGGTCGGGTTCCCGTGAACCTGAATTACACGGCCAGCCAGGAGTCGGTCGATTCGGCAATCGATCAGGCCGAGATCACTCACGTCGTTTCGTCGAGGCGGATGCTCGACCGCATTCCCTTGACGCCAAAGGGTGAGATCATCGTCTTGGAGGACGTGGCGAAACTCGTCCGCCCGAGCGACAAGGCGTGGGCCGCCGCGGTGGCGATGCTCGTGCCGACCTCGGCACTGGGAGCGTTCCTCCCTGGACTTCGGGACGAAAACCTCGATGCTCCTGCAACCATCATCTTCACTTCGGGGTCGACCGGCCAGCCGAAGGGAGTGGTCCTGACCCACCGCAATATTCTTTCGAACGCCGAACAGATTCGGACTCAGATTGAACTCGTCCCGGAAGACGTGGTGTTGGGGATCTTGCCGTTCTTCCACTCGTTCGGTTACACGGTTCCGCTCTGGACCGTCTCATGTCTTGGCCTGAAAGCGGTGTATCACCCGAACCCGCTCGATGCGCAGGTCGTGGCCAAGTTGACCCGAGAACACAAGGCAACGGTGATCCTGGCGACTCCGACCTTCGTCCGAAGCTACCTGAAACGCTGCAAGCGAGAGGACTTCAGTACGGTTCGCTTGCTGGTTCTCGGGGCCGAGAAGCTCAAACCCGAGCTGGCCCAGCAAATCAAGGAACTCTGGGGAATTGAACCGCTCGAGGGTTACGGTTGCACCGAAACCGGGCCGGTCGTCTCGGTCAATACTCCGCTGCAGCACCGGTCCTTGAACGGGCAGCCGGTTGCCGGGAATCGACCGGGAACGGTCGGTCAGCCGATCCCGGGAACGCTCATCAAGACCGTGGACGCGGAATCGGGCGAAGACCTGCCTCGCGGCAGTGAGGGGATCATCTGCGTCAAAGGGCCCCAGGTGATGCCGGGGTACCTGAACCGGCCAGAAGCGACCGCCGAGGTCCTGAAAGACGGTTGGTACTGGACAGGCGACCTGGGGCGGGTGGATGATGACGGATTCATCATCATTACCGATCGGCTCAATCGATTCTCGAAGGTCGCCGGCGAGATGGTACCGCACGGCGCAGTCGAATCGGCCATTCAGGAACTGGTCGGGGGGGTTGAGGCCGTGACGGCCGTGACCTCCGTGCCAGACCCGAAGCGAGGCGAACGCCTGATCGTGCTTCATACGCCCGAGATGCCCCTCGAACCGAAGGAGCTCGTTCGAAAGCTGCAGGAAGGTCCGCTGCCCAAACTCTGGATTCCGTCGGCCGAGGACTTCGTGCCCATCGATGCGATTCCGGTGCTTGGCTCGGGCAAGCTGGACCTCCGACGGCTTCGGGAGTTGGCCCGGGAGCATCAGAGCCGCTGA
- a CDS encoding PDZ domain-containing protein yields MSYASRPQPMAMVTAALLLFGMGAKCLEPTPQAVAEPEAKVDVPFEMLPSNHMLVAVSLNGEGPFNLIFDVGSPVTLIGNDAAKDARIVDGNAPFAFLFAARGEAEVDSMQVGDLTTEDVPVIVMDHPVVSALGRILGKPIDGLVGHSFFARYKTTIDYQAKVMSFEPVDHEIRDFIGDLPDRMMGPKVARRIILEPAALFGMTLENSSDEFPDGVMIASVVPDSPAARAGLQPGDVMTTLDGRWTINVADAYAAASKVEPGQEVEVIVRREGEDMTLSITPKAGF; encoded by the coding sequence ATGAGTTACGCATCACGACCTCAGCCAATGGCAATGGTCACCGCCGCCTTACTCCTGTTCGGCATGGGGGCAAAGTGCCTCGAACCCACCCCCCAGGCGGTGGCGGAGCCCGAGGCGAAGGTTGACGTTCCCTTCGAGATGCTCCCCTCGAATCACATGCTCGTCGCCGTCTCGCTCAATGGCGAAGGACCGTTCAACCTGATCTTCGATGTCGGCTCTCCCGTCACCCTGATTGGCAATGATGCGGCGAAGGACGCCAGGATTGTCGACGGCAATGCGCCCTTCGCCTTCCTCTTTGCGGCTCGGGGAGAAGCCGAGGTCGATTCGATGCAGGTCGGCGACCTGACCACCGAAGACGTACCGGTGATCGTCATGGATCACCCGGTCGTCTCGGCGCTCGGTCGCATCCTCGGCAAGCCGATCGACGGCCTGGTCGGGCACTCCTTCTTCGCCCGGTACAAGACGACGATCGACTACCAGGCCAAGGTCATGAGCTTCGAGCCGGTCGATCATGAGATCCGGGACTTCATCGGTGATCTGCCCGATCGCATGATGGGTCCCAAGGTCGCCCGCCGGATCATCCTCGAACCGGCGGCCCTGTTCGGGATGACCCTGGAGAATTCCTCGGATGAGTTCCCCGACGGCGTGATGATCGCCTCGGTCGTTCCCGACTCTCCCGCCGCTCGTGCCGGACTGCAACCGGGCGACGTGATGACCACGCTCGACGGCCGCTGGACCATCAACGTGGCCGACGCCTACGCCGCCGCCTCGAAGGTCGAGCCCGGCCAGGAAGTCGAGGTGATCGTCCGTCGAGAGGGCGAAGACATGACCCTCTCCATCACCCCGAAGGCCGGTTTCTGA
- a CDS encoding DUF1549 domain-containing protein has protein sequence MRSRSLVLCFAVLVATLGTVPDGRASDTLPPLSLRFAEESVEDIPDFQRHVLPLLSQMGCNGRSCHGSFQGQGGFRLSLFGYDFAADHDALLSDGEGRVDIEAPELSLILEKPTLTQPHKGGQILEYDTWQYHVLKRWIEGGALPAAQEATFERLEVIPNEIVFQRDGQATPLQALAHWSDGSIEDVTCLTRFQTNDESIATVDSSGRVTSVGLGDTDIVAFYDNGVVSTQVIRPVSDRIGEAYPKVAAPTEIDRLIGAKLEKLGIIPSEICSDEEFLRRVSLDLTGSLPTPDEVRAFVADSDPEKRSHKVDELLERPTYAAWWTNFLCDITGASPRNLNGTALPNEIARQWYDWIYQRVSDNTPYDELIAGIVLGTSRAPDQSYLGYMQEMAGYFRSDDPEPFAERETMPYFWARRNLRQPEEKALAFSYAFLGVRLECAQCHKHPFDQWTQDDFNQFTAFFQPISYGINPFVRPQVRDLERELGVADQPVGQRRRAFGRRLRDGEIAPMEEVYINPNRMRAAARGSSSRSQGGRVFTPRVLGGEEVPLANVSDPREPLMDWLRSEDNPYFAQAFVNRVWANAFGAGIINPPDDMNLANPPSNPALLDQLTQGFIASGYDMKWLHREITGSLAYQRSWQPNETNLLDERNFSRAVVHRLPAEALLDAVRQVTASSNQLESFAMTADFRSFGPSQSVGNLRRNANYAEGVFGRSTRETNCDCSKSIEPNLLQSIYLQNDQDIHAALDRRGGWVQSVARASDNAPEPDDLIEDAFLRALGRLPNASEQEASLHYFETSESLDQGLRGLLWALLNTKEFQTNH, from the coding sequence GTGAGGAGCCGATCCCTCGTCCTGTGCTTCGCGGTTCTGGTCGCGACGCTCGGAACCGTGCCCGATGGTCGGGCGTCAGACACGCTGCCTCCCCTCTCCCTCCGGTTTGCCGAGGAGTCGGTCGAGGACATTCCCGACTTTCAACGGCATGTGTTGCCGCTTCTCAGTCAGATGGGCTGCAACGGACGTTCCTGTCACGGCTCGTTTCAGGGGCAGGGGGGCTTCCGCCTGTCCCTGTTCGGCTACGATTTCGCCGCCGATCACGACGCCTTGCTGAGCGACGGTGAAGGCCGCGTGGACATCGAGGCTCCTGAACTGAGCCTCATCCTCGAAAAGCCCACCTTGACCCAGCCCCATAAAGGGGGCCAGATTCTCGAATATGACACTTGGCAGTACCATGTGCTCAAGCGTTGGATCGAGGGCGGTGCCCTTCCCGCCGCGCAGGAAGCGACCTTCGAACGGCTCGAAGTCATTCCTAACGAGATCGTCTTTCAACGCGACGGTCAGGCCACGCCGCTGCAGGCCTTGGCCCACTGGTCCGACGGCTCGATCGAGGACGTGACCTGCCTGACTCGCTTCCAGACCAATGATGAGTCGATTGCGACGGTCGATTCCTCGGGCCGTGTCACGAGTGTCGGCCTCGGAGACACCGATATTGTCGCCTTCTACGATAACGGGGTCGTGAGCACTCAGGTCATCCGCCCTGTGTCCGATCGGATCGGGGAAGCCTACCCAAAGGTCGCCGCTCCCACTGAGATTGACCGCCTGATCGGAGCCAAGCTCGAAAAGCTGGGCATCATTCCTTCAGAGATCTGCTCGGATGAGGAATTCCTCCGCCGCGTCAGCCTCGATCTCACCGGATCACTTCCCACTCCCGATGAGGTCCGCGCCTTCGTGGCCGACTCCGACCCGGAGAAGCGATCGCACAAGGTCGATGAACTCCTGGAACGTCCGACGTATGCCGCCTGGTGGACCAACTTCCTGTGCGACATTACCGGAGCCTCGCCCAGGAATCTCAACGGCACTGCGCTGCCCAACGAGATCGCCCGGCAATGGTACGATTGGATTTATCAACGCGTCTCCGACAACACGCCCTACGATGAGTTGATCGCCGGCATCGTGCTCGGTACGAGCCGGGCTCCGGATCAGTCGTACCTGGGTTACATGCAGGAAATGGCCGGGTACTTCCGCAGCGACGATCCCGAACCCTTTGCCGAGCGTGAGACGATGCCCTACTTCTGGGCCCGTCGCAATCTCCGTCAGCCCGAGGAAAAGGCGCTGGCCTTCAGTTATGCGTTTCTCGGGGTCCGTCTCGAATGCGCCCAGTGCCACAAGCATCCGTTTGATCAGTGGACCCAGGACGATTTCAACCAGTTCACCGCGTTCTTCCAGCCCATTTCCTACGGAATCAATCCGTTCGTACGGCCTCAGGTCCGCGATCTTGAGCGAGAGCTCGGTGTTGCCGACCAACCGGTCGGCCAGCGTCGGCGGGCCTTCGGCAGACGCCTACGCGACGGCGAAATCGCGCCGATGGAAGAAGTCTACATCAACCCCAACCGCATGCGAGCGGCGGCCCGCGGCTCCTCCTCACGATCTCAAGGGGGCCGAGTCTTCACTCCCCGGGTGCTCGGAGGAGAGGAAGTTCCCCTCGCCAACGTCTCCGACCCCCGCGAACCGTTGATGGACTGGCTCCGCAGCGAGGACAACCCCTATTTTGCCCAGGCCTTCGTCAATCGCGTCTGGGCCAATGCCTTCGGCGCCGGAATCATCAACCCGCCCGATGACATGAATCTGGCCAACCCTCCCAGCAACCCGGCCCTGCTTGATCAACTGACCCAGGGGTTCATCGCCAGCGGCTACGACATGAAGTGGCTCCATCGGGAAATCACCGGCAGCCTTGCCTATCAACGAAGCTGGCAGCCGAACGAAACGAACCTGCTCGACGAGCGCAACTTCAGCCGGGCCGTGGTCCACCGTCTCCCTGCCGAGGCCTTGCTCGACGCGGTTCGTCAGGTCACGGCCTCCTCCAATCAGCTCGAATCGTTCGCCATGACGGCCGACTTCCGATCGTTCGGCCCGTCTCAGAGCGTTGGAAACCTCCGTCGAAACGCCAATTACGCTGAAGGAGTCTTCGGCCGATCGACCCGCGAGACGAACTGCGATTGCAGCAAGTCCATCGAGCCGAATCTTCTCCAATCCATCTATCTCCAGAACGATCAGGACATCCACGCTGCCCTTGATCGTCGCGGTGGCTGGGTCCAGTCGGTGGCCCGAGCTTCCGACAACGCACCAGAACCTGACGACCTGATCGAGGACGCCTTTCTCCGCGCCCTGGGACGATTGCCCAACGCCTCGGAACAAGAGGCGTCCCTCCACTATTTCGAGACCTCGGAATCCCTTGACCAGGGATTGCGCGGCCTCCTCTGGGCCCTCTTGAACACCAAGGAATTCCAGACCAATCACTGA
- a CDS encoding DUF1501 domain-containing protein produces the protein MATSRTCDGVRRRDFLKIGVLGGTGLTLSSYLRLAEAGAVRSGRATAAIHINLGGGPSHLDTFDPKPEAPDGIRGEFATIPTSISGVSISEHLPKLAQCADHYTIIRGVSHSVAAHDLGTKYLNTGNRPLPSLVFPGYGAVVSKELSSPRDIPPFVAIPNTPQVSGYLGVEYAPFSTQTAPRAGQPFNVRGISLGGGLTVEEVGRRRNLLQQIDQTFAGFESSDLINGLDAFSQRACDIISSSRSREAFDISRESRSVTRLFGRDSFSQSCLLASRLVESGVRFVAVSHGGWDTHQDNFNRLKTRNLPELDAGLSGLFLALAQKGLLESTLVMVSGEFGRTPKVNARGGRDHFPRAMFVVMGGGGIAGGRVVGASDDTGSGPASGSGFAPDDVAATLYSCLGIDPKAEYHTPTGRPVAIVRDGTPITEAFA, from the coding sequence ATGGCCACGAGCCGGACGTGCGACGGGGTCCGTCGCCGCGATTTTCTCAAGATCGGTGTCCTGGGTGGAACCGGGCTGACCCTCTCCTCGTACCTGCGGCTGGCCGAGGCGGGCGCGGTGCGATCAGGGCGGGCGACCGCGGCCATTCACATCAATCTCGGGGGCGGTCCCTCGCATCTCGATACGTTCGACCCCAAGCCCGAGGCTCCCGATGGGATTCGAGGGGAATTCGCAACCATTCCCACCTCCATCTCCGGTGTTTCGATCAGTGAACATTTACCCAAGCTGGCGCAATGTGCCGATCATTACACGATCATCCGCGGGGTTAGTCACTCCGTCGCCGCGCATGACCTGGGGACGAAGTACCTGAACACCGGGAATCGGCCGCTCCCGTCCCTGGTCTTCCCTGGCTATGGAGCGGTGGTCAGCAAGGAACTGTCCTCACCCCGAGACATTCCGCCCTTCGTGGCTATCCCAAACACCCCGCAGGTTTCCGGGTACCTCGGCGTCGAATACGCCCCGTTCAGCACCCAGACGGCCCCCCGAGCCGGTCAGCCGTTCAACGTGCGGGGTATCTCGCTCGGCGGAGGCTTGACGGTCGAAGAAGTGGGCCGACGCCGAAACTTACTCCAGCAGATCGACCAGACCTTTGCTGGGTTCGAGTCGAGTGACCTGATCAACGGCCTCGATGCCTTTTCGCAGCGGGCCTGTGACATCATCAGCTCGTCTCGATCACGAGAGGCGTTCGACATCAGTCGAGAGTCCCGATCCGTCACCCGGTTGTTCGGTCGTGATTCCTTTTCGCAAAGCTGCCTGCTCGCCTCGCGTCTCGTTGAGTCAGGCGTCCGGTTCGTCGCTGTCTCGCACGGCGGCTGGGACACCCACCAGGACAATTTCAATCGCCTGAAGACGCGAAACCTTCCCGAACTCGACGCCGGGCTTTCCGGGCTGTTCCTGGCCCTGGCGCAAAAGGGGTTGTTGGAATCAACCCTGGTCATGGTCTCCGGAGAGTTCGGCCGGACACCGAAAGTCAACGCGAGAGGGGGCCGCGATCACTTCCCCCGCGCCATGTTCGTGGTCATGGGAGGTGGCGGGATCGCTGGCGGCCGCGTTGTCGGGGCCAGCGACGACACCGGTTCCGGACCTGCCTCCGGCTCCGGTTTCGCCCCCGACGACGTCGCGGCGACCCTCTACTCTTGCCTTGGGATCGATCCCAAGGCCGAATACCACACCCCCACCGGCCGCCCCGTCGCCATCGTCCGAGACGGAACCCCGATCACCGAGGCGTTTGCCTGA
- a CDS encoding RNA polymerase sigma factor, whose protein sequence is MPGDPTPESHRLDAEHVAQLFDAHGPEVYRLLLGMLRDPHQAHDAFQATFLKAIERGHTASVETFRGWLFRVAAREALALRRAGERRRRHEQGFAWLKHALIANPIGPEDPLVRGERIEAVRVALTELPPLDRAIIRARMFEDKTFAQIAQDHHLPLGTVLTRMRRALKRLSQRLHDEDEP, encoded by the coding sequence ATGCCCGGTGATCCCACTCCCGAATCCCATCGCCTGGATGCCGAGCATGTCGCCCAACTGTTCGACGCGCACGGCCCGGAGGTCTACCGCCTGCTCCTCGGAATGCTCCGCGATCCTCATCAGGCCCACGATGCGTTCCAGGCAACCTTTCTCAAAGCAATCGAGCGGGGACATACCGCGTCGGTGGAAACCTTCCGAGGCTGGTTGTTCCGTGTGGCCGCTCGGGAAGCGCTCGCGTTGCGTCGCGCTGGCGAACGCCGTCGGCGACACGAACAGGGGTTCGCCTGGCTGAAGCACGCCCTAATCGCGAATCCGATCGGACCTGAAGACCCCCTGGTCCGTGGCGAACGGATCGAGGCGGTTCGGGTCGCCCTGACCGAACTGCCCCCCCTGGATCGCGCCATCATCCGAGCCCGGATGTTCGAGGACAAAACCTTCGCTCAGATTGCCCAGGATCACCACCTGCCCCTCGGAACCGTGCTGACCCGCATGCGAAGGGCGTTGAAACGTCTCTCCCAACGGCTCCACGACGAGGACGAGCCATGA
- a CDS encoding retropepsin-like aspartic protease: protein MSLPRSFLLVPLLASVGLSSAFSVAEARQDPQIGQTFRIPYRLTETNHFIVRTRINGKGPFNLVVDTGAPALFLSEEAAKASGLVLNDRRYFNRIDRLEFEGGAELEDVQARVEDIFQLVGMNALGLPGVKIDGMLGFNVLARYKIEIDPTDDRMTWTRLDFNPRDLPDPGRRGNNAPAEVQAMGLLGGVAKLAAVFVGKQPEDQLIPRGFLGLELSETDGVLLVTGVLPGSAAEEAGVAPGDRLVRVLGRSVQSLDEARSAISRIEPGDRVEVQLVPAEGEAEADARKLTLTAGKGL from the coding sequence ATGTCGCTTCCCAGGTCTTTCTTGCTCGTGCCACTCCTGGCGAGTGTCGGCCTTTCCTCGGCGTTTTCGGTTGCCGAGGCAAGGCAGGACCCCCAGATCGGCCAGACGTTTCGCATCCCCTATCGCTTGACCGAGACGAACCACTTCATCGTCCGGACCCGGATCAACGGCAAGGGGCCATTCAATCTCGTGGTCGATACCGGGGCCCCGGCCCTCTTTCTCTCGGAAGAAGCCGCCAAGGCCTCGGGCCTGGTGCTGAACGACCGCCGCTACTTCAATCGGATCGACCGGCTGGAATTTGAAGGGGGCGCCGAACTTGAGGACGTTCAGGCCCGGGTCGAAGACATCTTCCAACTGGTTGGGATGAACGCGCTCGGGCTTCCCGGCGTCAAGATCGACGGCATGCTCGGTTTCAATGTCCTGGCCCGTTACAAGATCGAAATCGACCCGACCGACGATCGCATGACCTGGACCCGGCTCGACTTCAACCCCCGAGACCTCCCCGACCCCGGCCGCCGCGGCAACAACGCTCCGGCCGAGGTTCAGGCCATGGGATTGCTGGGTGGCGTGGCCAAGCTCGCGGCCGTCTTCGTCGGCAAGCAGCCGGAGGACCAACTCATTCCTCGGGGGTTTCTCGGACTCGAATTGAGTGAGACCGACGGCGTCCTGCTCGTCACCGGAGTCCTGCCCGGTTCCGCCGCCGAGGAAGCCGGGGTCGCCCCCGGTGATCGCCTGGTTCGGGTTCTCGGCCGCTCGGTTCAATCACTCGACGAGGCCCGATCAGCCATTTCTCGCATCGAACCCGGCGATCGCGTCGAGGTTCAACTCGTCCCTGCCGAAGGCGAGGCCGAGGCCGACGCCCGGAAGCTCACCCTCACCGCCGGAAAGGGGCTTTGA
- a CDS encoding DUF1294 domain-containing protein — MNQQAQGVVVSFDDDRGFGFIRTPDLREDVFVHVSAVPGNRRLRPGQRVWFSIEQGDRGPRAVRVIPGTVGLTPAQSFALGLGGFLVVGMIGLGMAGMPWIVAWIVLLNAATLAVWAWDKHRAVRNRRRVPEVVLLGLAAIGGSVGAWIGISWLGHKRRKSGFILMMSAITALQVIGGLVQLLGFPRPPA, encoded by the coding sequence ATGAATCAACAGGCCCAGGGAGTCGTCGTCTCGTTTGACGACGATCGTGGATTTGGATTCATCCGGACCCCGGATCTGAGAGAGGACGTATTTGTGCATGTCTCGGCGGTCCCGGGAAACCGCCGGCTTCGTCCCGGGCAACGGGTTTGGTTCTCGATTGAGCAGGGGGACCGAGGCCCTCGGGCGGTCCGAGTCATTCCGGGAACGGTTGGGTTGACCCCCGCACAGTCGTTCGCGCTGGGGTTGGGCGGGTTCCTCGTCGTGGGGATGATCGGGCTAGGCATGGCGGGGATGCCCTGGATCGTCGCCTGGATCGTCCTTCTCAATGCCGCGACGTTGGCGGTCTGGGCCTGGGATAAACACCGAGCCGTGCGAAATCGCCGACGTGTACCCGAGGTGGTCTTACTCGGCCTGGCGGCGATCGGTGGTTCGGTGGGAGCCTGGATCGGGATCAGTTGGCTTGGCCACAAACGCCGGAAATCGGGATTCATCCTCATGATGAGTGCAATCACAGCCCTCCAGGTGATTGGGGGACTGGTGCAGTTACTGGGATTCCCCCGGCCCCCTGCGTGA
- a CDS encoding oligosaccharide flippase family protein — MSSTTLKPVTPPPPSPPPPSGTEDATAPRPLPPILGTLLSGTFWLALRTPLSAVTAFWSVPLMIGAFGQEPFGAYRFAWGLGFFQLLLEFGMSSALQREVSDRWTRGDKAGVDRAITCGSLFYAVIALIQSLVLMGIAYGVMPFSKEFSGSDYDLIIKLLWIQILTSPSFGIGVVLSSILQAARRYEVLPRFEFLIVAARFGVLVGGIALGAGLLTIVIAQTVLSMALSFGPALWVIRREVDYRPRFVRVGLRDFRGLAQLSAYMFLIQLSVVLADKVDTTILGFVLGSPAVAVYTAVSSPFLQLRQMGWTLAYFVMPAVASLAAAGDREGLDRVTYDGARLHSAFVLAVGLLAFLYAGPFLELWVGPKFPGEYGLGLMSSVNDVGDIPTKGVDLVIVADVQGVLHFRIFDTHGQITVDTDETQLPDHDASKLDELKSLLAGLSDQSPVSPSVKTKVIDAATSIVGHTLPGKIPQMTRLMRLFLVAAIPLLIAVHVQVCTGLGKLAVVAVAAIAGAAVNLPLSYVLTRQLGVAGVIWGTVLTTLFSNFLVPIIYTFKVLEVRPAAYLRRTLLAPAVGASLMVSTSILLERAAFTAAPSGDDPVMRMVPFVTHLGVGCASFVAGYALIPAGRSDLQRVLRRFRKPEAPA, encoded by the coding sequence GTGAGCTCGACTACGTTGAAGCCGGTGACCCCGCCACCGCCGTCTCCCCCGCCTCCCTCCGGCACCGAGGATGCGACCGCTCCTCGACCCTTGCCGCCGATCCTGGGAACGCTGCTTAGCGGGACCTTCTGGCTCGCACTGCGGACCCCGTTGTCGGCGGTCACGGCCTTCTGGAGCGTCCCCCTGATGATCGGGGCGTTCGGGCAGGAGCCGTTCGGTGCCTACCGATTCGCCTGGGGGCTCGGGTTCTTCCAGCTGCTGCTCGAATTCGGGATGAGCTCGGCGCTCCAGCGAGAGGTGTCCGACCGCTGGACCCGAGGAGACAAAGCCGGGGTTGATCGAGCTATCACCTGCGGCTCCCTCTTCTACGCGGTCATCGCCCTGATTCAGTCGCTCGTCTTGATGGGGATCGCCTACGGGGTGATGCCATTCTCGAAGGAGTTCTCCGGGAGCGACTATGATCTGATCATCAAGTTGCTCTGGATCCAGATCCTGACCTCGCCGAGCTTTGGGATCGGCGTGGTGCTGTCGAGCATCCTCCAGGCGGCTCGACGTTACGAGGTCTTGCCGCGGTTCGAATTTCTGATCGTCGCGGCGCGGTTCGGGGTCCTCGTCGGCGGGATCGCGCTCGGCGCGGGCTTGCTGACGATCGTTATCGCGCAGACGGTTCTCTCGATGGCGTTGAGCTTCGGCCCGGCGCTCTGGGTCATTCGTCGCGAAGTTGACTATCGGCCCCGGTTCGTCCGGGTGGGATTGAGAGACTTCCGAGGACTGGCGCAACTGAGCGCCTACATGTTCTTGATTCAGCTCAGTGTCGTGCTGGCGGACAAGGTTGACACCACGATCCTCGGCTTCGTCCTGGGATCGCCGGCGGTCGCGGTGTACACGGCGGTGAGCAGCCCCTTCTTGCAACTGAGGCAGATGGGCTGGACGCTGGCCTACTTCGTCATGCCGGCCGTGGCGAGCCTGGCAGCGGCGGGAGACCGCGAGGGGCTCGACCGGGTGACCTACGACGGGGCCCGGTTGCATTCGGCCTTCGTCCTCGCCGTCGGATTGCTGGCGTTCCTCTATGCCGGGCCGTTCCTGGAACTCTGGGTCGGCCCCAAGTTTCCGGGGGAGTATGGCCTAGGATTGATGTCCTCTGTGAACGACGTGGGCGACATCCCGACCAAGGGCGTGGATCTGGTCATCGTGGCCGACGTGCAAGGTGTCCTTCACTTCCGGATTTTTGACACTCATGGTCAGATCACCGTGGACACCGACGAGACTCAATTGCCCGACCATGATGCGTCAAAGCTTGATGAGCTGAAATCGCTCCTCGCTGGCTTGTCGGATCAGTCGCCAGTCTCCCCGAGCGTCAAGACCAAGGTCATCGATGCTGCCACATCAATCGTCGGTCACACTCTTCCGGGGAAGATCCCGCAAATGACGCGGTTGATGCGGCTCTTCCTGGTCGCCGCCATTCCCTTGCTGATCGCGGTCCATGTGCAGGTTTGTACGGGACTAGGGAAACTGGCCGTGGTGGCCGTGGCGGCGATCGCAGGGGCGGCGGTCAACTTGCCGCTCAGTTATGTGCTGACGCGCCAGCTCGGAGTCGCGGGGGTAATCTGGGGGACGGTGCTGACCACCTTGTTCTCGAACTTTCTGGTGCCGATCATCTACACGTTCAAGGTGCTCGAGGTCCGACCGGCCGCCTATTTGCGCCGGACCCTGCTGGCGCCGGCCGTGGGGGCGTCGTTAATGGTCTCCACCAGCATCCTGCTCGAACGGGCGGCCTTCACGGCGGCGCCGAGCGGGGACGATCCCGTGATGCGTATGGTGCCCTTCGTGACCCACCTTGGGGTCGGGTGTGCGAGCTTCGTGGCAGGGTATGCCCTCATTCCCGCTGGCCGCTCCGACTTGCAACGGGTGCTCAGGCGATTCCGAAAACCGGAGGCACCGGCCTGA